CGTGCTCGCGGTCTACTCGCTGCATACCGACAACAGCGCCCACTACGCGCGCGCCCGCGGCGGCTTTTACGCATCCTCGGTCCTGTTCATGCTCACGGGCGTGGTGCGATTCTACGGGGACGCCCCCGCGGGACTCTTGCAGGGAACGTTCACCATCTGGGGATTTTTCTATATTTTCGTTGCACTTCTCATATTCACGCTTATTTACCTGAATTTTTCCCGCTGGAGCGCGCAATGGAAGACCTTCGCGGCGTTCGCGCTTCCCTTTATATCGGTGATCCTGGCGGCGTCCATCCCGTTCACCGGGTCAAGCCGGAAGATCATCCTTGACCTCTCGCATGGCCTGGTCCCGGTCCATATCCTCGTGTCCGTGCTCGGCGAGCTTTTTTACCTCATGGGCTTCGCCGGTTCCGTGCTGTACCTTGTCATGGAGGGACAGCTCCGCAAGAAACGCTCGATGAAATTCATCTACCGCTTTCCCACGCTCGAATCCATCGAAAACTTCAATCGCTGGGCGATATCCCGCGCGTTCCTGCTGCTCTCGGCGGGGATCGCGAGCGGCATGTTCATGACCTATACGGTGTTCGGCGCGCCGTTTCAGGGCACGGCCAAAGAGGTGATCCTTTACCTTTCGTGGATGTGTATCCTTGCATTGTTCACGCTCAGCCGCGGGAACGCGGTGGGGCCTCACAGGCGCAGCCAGCTCGCCGCGCTCGCGTTCCTCGTGCTCCTGGGCTTCGTCCTTTTCTCGAATATCTTCATCCAGCAGGGGTTCCACAGCTTCCGATGAGCGCGCGCACGGACAGCCCCGATCTCGTGATGCTCGGGATCAGCCACAAGACGGCCCCGGTGGAGCTTCGGGAGAAGTTCGCCCTGGGCGAGGGTGAGCTCCCGGCCTTTTTCGAGCGCGCCTGTTCCCAGGGTGCGGACGAGATAGTCTACCTTTCGACCTGCAACCGCATGGAAATCTATGTCGCCTCCAGGGACGTGAACGCCGCGCTGGAGGGTCTCTTTGCGCACATGGAGGCGGTATCGGCGCTTCCCCGCGCGGTGATCGAGGCCCAGACATACCGCAAGTACTCCCGGGACGCCGTGGTGCACCTGTTTACCGTGGCATCCTCGCTCGATTCGATGGTCGTGGGCGAGAACGAGATATTTTTCCAGGTGAAAAACTGCTACAGCCGGTCGGTGCACGCCAAAAAGACGGGACCATTGCTCAACCGCCTCTTTCATCAGGCGTTCAAGACGGCGAAGCGGGTAAAAACTGAAACCGAAATCTCGAAAAACCCGCTCTCGATCGCCTACATTGCGACCGAGCTCGCGGGCAAGATATTCGACAACCTCTCGCGGCACAACGCGCTCCTGATAGGCGCGGGCGAGATGGGCGAGCTGATATTGAAATACCTGACCAAGGCGCAGATCGGCGGAATCACGATCGCGAACCGGTCGCTCCACAACGCGGAACGCATCGCGCAGGAAATAAACCGCGAGGCGCGCATCGTGCCCCTGGACGAGATCGGCGCGGTCGCCCCGGAGGTCGACATCATCATTGCCTCGGTGACCGCGCCGGGGTACGTGATCGACGCCGCCGCAGCGCGCGCGATCCAGAAAAGGCGCGGCGGAAGGCCCATATTCGTCATCGATATCGCGGTGCCGCGCAACGTGGACCCGGAGGCGGGCAAGCTCGACGCGGTATTCCTGTATAACGTCGACGACCTCCGCTCCATCGCGGATGAAAATTTGAAAAGCAGGCTGCGCGAGGTGGAGTTCGCGAAAAGACTCGTCGAGGCGGACGCGGACGAGTTCATCCGCTGGTACGACGGCCTCGCCCTCGTGCCGGCCATCCAGAAACTACAGTCGGCCTTCGACGAGATCCGGGTCGCCGAGCTCGAGCGGTACCGCCGGAGAAGACTCAAACACCTCGCGGACGAGGATTTCAGGATCATCGAGGACCTCACGCGCCAGATAATGACGAAGACGCTGCATAATCCCATCTCCACGTTAAAAAAACATTTGGACGCGTCCAGGGAAAACGGGGACGCTCATGACGTGCGCGATACGAAACGCATAATCGAGGAGCTTTTCGAAAAATGATGAACACGAACGCGCCCAGGCTGGTGTTCTGGGAGCTCACCAAGCGGTGCAACCTGCGCTGCGTCCATTGCCGCGCCCAGGCGGACGAATCCGTGTTCGAGGGTGAGCTTTCCACCGATCGCGTGAAGGGCGTGCTAGGCGATATCGCGTCATTTGCCAAGCCCATCATGGTGCTCACGGGCGGCGAGCCGCTCTACAGGGGCGACCTGTTCGAGATAGCCCGCCACGCGGCGGGCCTGTCGCTTCCCGTCGCGCTCGCGACGAACGGGACCATGATCGACGGGGAGATCGCGCGGGAAATAGGCGACGCGGGAATCAGGAGGGTGAGCATTTCCATAGACGGCGCGGGCGCGCCCTCGCACGACGGGTTCAGGGGGATACCGGGATCCTTCGACAAGGCGATCGCGGGATCGCAGCACTTGCGCGCGGTGGGGGTCGAGTTCCAGTTCAACACCACCGTTACCAGGCGCAACGTCGGCGAGATCGAGGGCGTGCTCCGGCTCGCCCAGGACCTGGGGGCCGCGGCGCTTCACCTGTTCATGCTGGTCCCCGTGGGCTGCGGCATCGAGATCGCCGAAACCGACATGATATCGAAAGAAAAATACGAAGAGGTGCTCCTCTGGTTCTACCGGAAATCGAAGGAAACCAGGCTCGAATTCAAAGCGACCTGCGCGCCGCATTACTACCGCATTATCCGCCAGGAGGCCAGAAAGGAGGGCCGCAGCGTGAGCGTCGAATCGCACGGCATGGCGGCGATGACGCGCGGCTGCCTGGCCGGGAGCGGGGTGTGCTTCATCTCGCATCGGGGCGACGTCCAGCCCTGCGGCTACCTGCCGCGCATCGCGGGCAACGTGCTCGAGACGAATTTCCGCACGATCTGGGAGGAATCCGCGCTCTTCCGGGAACTCCGGAACCTTTCCAACCTTAAAGGCAAATGCGGGGCCTGCGAGTACAAGGCCTTCTGCGCCGGTTGCAGGGCGCGCGCCTACTACGCGACCGGGGACTGCTTCGACGAGGAGCCGTATTGTGTGTATGTCCCCCGCCGCGCGCACCCCTGATTCGAATCAAATGGGAGAATAAGGATGACACACCAGGGTGAACTCGCGGCGCTCCTCACCGCCATGTGCTGGACGGTGACCGCGCTCGCGTTCGAATCCGCGGCGCGCCGGGTCGGATCCCTTCCCGTCAACATCATCCGCCTCGTGTTCGGGTTCCTCTTCCTCGGGGCGTTCACGCTCGTCACCAGGAACCTGCCGCTCCCGCTCGATGCGGGCGCGCATGAATGGCTCTGGCTGAGTGTGTCCGGCCTCGTGGGCTTCGTCCTGGGCGACCTGTGCCTGTTCCAGTCGTTCACGATGGTGGGGGCGCGGGTCTCGATGCTCGTGATGACGCTCGCCCCGCCGCTCGCGGCGCTGGGGGGCTGGCTGATCACCGGCGATCGGATGAGGGCACCCGAGCTCGCGGGGATGGGGCTCACCCTGGGCGGGATCGCGCTCGTGGTGACAAAAAAGAAGCCCGGCCTGGAAAAGTTCTCGTTCTCGTATTCCCCGCTGGGACTGCTTCTCGCGTTCGGCGGCGCGCTCGGGCAGGCGGGGGGGCTCGTGCTTTCCAAGTTCGGGATGGGCGGCTACGATGCGTTTGCGGCGACACATATCCGGATCATCGCCGGGCTCGCAGGGTTCGCGGTCATATTCCTGGTATCGGGGAAATGGCGCATCGTCCCCGCGGCGGCGGCGGACCGGACGGCCATGGCGCGCACGGCCCTGGGGGCGTTTTTCGGCCCCTTCCTGGGGGTTTCGCTTTCCCTCTATGCGCTCCAACACGCCGCGACGGGGGTGGCCGCGACCATCATGGCGCTGGTGCCGGTCTTTCTTATCGTACCCTCGGTATTCCTGCTGGGGGAGCGCGTCGGCTTCAAGGAGATTATCGGCGCATTCCTTGCCGTCGCCGGCACGGCCGTCATGTTCATGGCCTGATTCCCGGGAACGCAAAAAGCGTTGACCTTTTAGAGTATTTACTTTAGAAGTGCCGTCGTACGCGCCATGAAAACACGGGACAGGATCATCCAGGCGGCACTCGATCTTTTCAACGATCGAGGCGCCCATTCGGTTACCACCAATCACATCGCGGCGTCCATGGGTATAAGTCCGGGGAACCTGTATTATCACTTCGCCAACAAGGAGGAGATAATCAGGGAGATTTTCGAGCGGATCGTGCGCGAATTCGACGGCCTTTACGGGCGTCCCGCCGATACCGCATTTTCCGCGGCGGCGCTCCTGGACATGTTCTCGAAAAACTGCGACCTGTATTACGCCTATCGCTTCTTTTACCTGGAGCTCGCCACCCTTTTGGCGCAGGACGCGCTGTTAAGGAAGCGCTACAACGCCAATTTGAAGAAGCGCCTGGAACAGCAGGAAGCGCTGTACCGCTCCATGCAGGACGCGGGCATCCTCGCCTCCATGCCGCCCGCCGAGCTCAGGGCGAGCCTGATAAGCGGGTGGATCGTGAGCGACTTCTGGCTCACGTACCTGTATATCGGGGGCGGCAGGATCACCCCCGGGCGGATACGCGAAAGCGTCTTCCAGGTCTACTGCCTCCTGAAACCCCACCTCGCGCCCGCGGCCCTGGCCCAGATCGAGAAAATCCTGGCCTCCCCCCGCTGATCCACTCGTATCCCGCGTGAATATTTTTTCCCGGGACGCGTCATTTTTGTTGACGATTAGAGTATTTGCTCTATATTTGTATCAGTGGATATCGACGCGTAGGTGTCGCTGAAGATCGGCAATTTATTCGACATTTGAAGGAGGAATACCATGAATACATACGACCTGCACAATCTTATGGGAAGGGCGCAGCGAAACGGACGGCAGTGCCGACGGAATTTTTTACTTTCGGCCACCGCGGCGGGGCTTGCGCTCGCCGGACTATCGTGTGCCGGGGTGACGAGAACCGCCCTGCGCGAATCGGCGGGAGATGAGGGAAAAACGGGTTTGTCGCCGGATGAATACGAAATTCTGCGGCTGGCGTCGCTTGCCCCCAGCGGGCACAACACGCAGCCGTGGACGGTCCGCGTCGCGGGAAAGGGAAACTGGATTATCGGCGCGGAAAAATCGCGCATGCTCCCGGCGGTGGACCCGGAAAACAGGGAGCTCCTGCTCTCGCTGGGGGCGTTCATGGAAAACCTGGTCGAGGCCGCGGGCGCGCGGGGATTGAGCGCGGAGTACTCGGTCGTCGCGCGCGGATCGCACGACGCGGAGATACTCGATGTGCGTCTGTCGGGCGGCGCGCGCACCCGCGACACGGACGCGGCAATCGTCTCCCGGCGCACGGTGCGCAAGGGGATGCTCCGCGATGAGCTGCGCGGCGCGGATGTCGCGCACCTGTCGGGCGGCGAGCCCGGTTTCATGTTCTTCACGCCGTCCTCCGCGCAGGGCGCCTGGCTCGCCCAGGCGACCGTAGAAGCGAACCGCGCGCAGGCATGGCGCGACGACGCCCAGACGGAGCTCGCCGACTGGATCAGGTGGAGGGATGCGGACGCGAAAAAGCACCGCAACGGTCTCACCCCCGAGGGGATGGAAATAGGGGGACTCGCCGGCTGGTTCGTGCGGAATTTCTACGATCGCGGCGACGTGCTCGGGAAGGATTTCCGCGACCGGACCGTCGACATGACGGCCGACCAGGTGAAGAACTGCGGCGGATGGATGCTCCTGGTTTCAAGCGGCGCATCGATCGCCGAACTTATCGAGACCGGGAGACGCTTTCAGCGTATGCTCCTGCGCGCGCGGGAGCGCATGGTCGCGGTGCACCCGATGACGCAGATACTCGAGGAGTCCCCGTGGCGCGGGCAGGCGGTGCGCGCAGTGGGCGCGGAGGGTACGGTGCAGTTCATTCTTCGCACCGGCTATCTTGCGAAGTACCCGGACCCGGTAAGTTTGCGCAGGCCGGTGGAATGGTTTTTAAAGGCGTAGCCGCGCTGCGCGCCGATACTACCTGTCCCGGTATTCGCCGTCATGCACGGAATCGATTCCGTGCATGGTGCACGACTTCACCGCGCATTACAGTACAGACGGTTCCGGTGTGAAAACGGGACCGGCAGGCCGATTTTTCGCCAAACTGTTGGTTGACTTTTACGGCATCCGGATAAATCATGCGCTACGCTTCACCGATACACGGCACAGGATATTCCGCAATGTCACCGCATTTCACCAGGACCCAGGAGCTCATTCTAAACCGTATCCAGCGCGATATGCCGCTTTCGGCGGACCCGTACGCGGGGCTGGCGGCGGAGCTTGGGCTGGATATAGATGAGCTTCTCGCGGAGATCCGCACTTTAAAAAGCGCGAACGTCATAAGGAGAATCTCGGCGATCTTCTCGGCGCAGGCGCTCGGCTACTCGTCGAGCCTTGTCGCCTTCTGCGTTCCCGGGGAAGAGGCGGACGAGGCGGCACGCATCATCAACGCGCACCCCGGGGTGAGCCATAATTACCTGCGGGGGCACCGCTATAACATCTGGTTCACGCTCGCGGTTCCTCCGGGACAGGCGATCGAGGACCATGCGGGGGTACTCGCGCGGCGGTGCGGCGCCCGGGATTTCCTGGTCCTGAAAAACGAGGAGATGTTCAAGATTGGCGTGATGCTTGCCGTGGGCGATGCGGAACCGGAAGATGCCCCCCTGGCGGCGAGGCCCGGCGGCGCGAAGAACACGGTCCAGGGCGAGGACGAGGTCCTCGCGGTCACGCTCCTCCAGACGGACCTTCCGGTCGTGAAAAACCCGTTCGCCAGGCTCGCCGCGGAGCGCGGCGTCGTCATGGACCCGGGGCTTCTCGCGCAGACCGGCGAATCGTTCAAGGAGAGGGGCATCATGCGACGGTACGCGGCCGTCCTGCGCCACCAGAACGCGGGCTATCGCGCGAACGCGATGACGGCATGGAAACTCCCCGTGGCGCGGGAGGCCGAGCTCGTATCGGTCTTCGAAAAATGCCCGCACATCACGCACCTCTACCGGCGCACGGTATTCCCCGGTCGGTGGGAGCATCCGCTCTTCGCGATGATTCACGCAAAAAGCGACGGGGAGCTGGAAGGTATTATCGGCGCGCTCGCGCGCGAGTCGGGTCTCGATGATTACCTGGTGCTGAAAAGCCTTAAGGAATACCAAAAGCGGCGGGTCATGTATTTCACGCCGGACTTCGGGAAATGGGCGGAGAAGTATCTTTCAGGTGTTTAAACCCGGGTGGCTGCAGTAAATATTTGACAATCGGCCGTTCCTGGGTATAATTAGACATAGAATGGATTA
This genomic stretch from Spirochaetota bacterium harbors:
- a CDS encoding glutamyl-tRNA reductase produces the protein MSARTDSPDLVMLGISHKTAPVELREKFALGEGELPAFFERACSQGADEIVYLSTCNRMEIYVASRDVNAALEGLFAHMEAVSALPRAVIEAQTYRKYSRDAVVHLFTVASSLDSMVVGENEIFFQVKNCYSRSVHAKKTGPLLNRLFHQAFKTAKRVKTETEISKNPLSIAYIATELAGKIFDNLSRHNALLIGAGEMGELILKYLTKAQIGGITIANRSLHNAERIAQEINREARIVPLDEIGAVAPEVDIIIASVTAPGYVIDAAAARAIQKRRGGRPIFVIDIAVPRNVDPEAGKLDAVFLYNVDDLRSIADENLKSRLREVEFAKRLVEADADEFIRWYDGLALVPAIQKLQSAFDEIRVAELERYRRRRLKHLADEDFRIIEDLTRQIMTKTLHNPISTLKKHLDASRENGDAHDVRDTKRIIEELFEK
- a CDS encoding radical SAM protein: MMNTNAPRLVFWELTKRCNLRCVHCRAQADESVFEGELSTDRVKGVLGDIASFAKPIMVLTGGEPLYRGDLFEIARHAAGLSLPVALATNGTMIDGEIAREIGDAGIRRVSISIDGAGAPSHDGFRGIPGSFDKAIAGSQHLRAVGVEFQFNTTVTRRNVGEIEGVLRLAQDLGAAALHLFMLVPVGCGIEIAETDMISKEKYEEVLLWFYRKSKETRLEFKATCAPHYYRIIRQEARKEGRSVSVESHGMAAMTRGCLAGSGVCFISHRGDVQPCGYLPRIAGNVLETNFRTIWEESALFRELRNLSNLKGKCGACEYKAFCAGCRARAYYATGDCFDEEPYCVYVPRRAHP
- a CDS encoding DMT family transporter, with amino-acid sequence MTHQGELAALLTAMCWTVTALAFESAARRVGSLPVNIIRLVFGFLFLGAFTLVTRNLPLPLDAGAHEWLWLSVSGLVGFVLGDLCLFQSFTMVGARVSMLVMTLAPPLAALGGWLITGDRMRAPELAGMGLTLGGIALVVTKKKPGLEKFSFSYSPLGLLLAFGGALGQAGGLVLSKFGMGGYDAFAATHIRIIAGLAGFAVIFLVSGKWRIVPAAAADRTAMARTALGAFFGPFLGVSLSLYALQHAATGVAATIMALVPVFLIVPSVFLLGERVGFKEIIGAFLAVAGTAVMFMA
- a CDS encoding TetR/AcrR family transcriptional regulator; this translates as MKTRDRIIQAALDLFNDRGAHSVTTNHIAASMGISPGNLYYHFANKEEIIREIFERIVREFDGLYGRPADTAFSAAALLDMFSKNCDLYYAYRFFYLELATLLAQDALLRKRYNANLKKRLEQQEALYRSMQDAGILASMPPAELRASLISGWIVSDFWLTYLYIGGGRITPGRIRESVFQVYCLLKPHLAPAALAQIEKILASPR
- a CDS encoding Lrp/AsnC family transcriptional regulator, which codes for MSPHFTRTQELILNRIQRDMPLSADPYAGLAAELGLDIDELLAEIRTLKSANVIRRISAIFSAQALGYSSSLVAFCVPGEEADEAARIINAHPGVSHNYLRGHRYNIWFTLAVPPGQAIEDHAGVLARRCGARDFLVLKNEEMFKIGVMLAVGDAEPEDAPLAARPGGAKNTVQGEDEVLAVTLLQTDLPVVKNPFARLAAERGVVMDPGLLAQTGESFKERGIMRRYAAVLRHQNAGYRANAMTAWKLPVAREAELVSVFEKCPHITHLYRRTVFPGRWEHPLFAMIHAKSDGELEGIIGALARESGLDDYLVLKSLKEYQKRRVMYFTPDFGKWAEKYLSGV